The genomic window CATCCCCGAGGCAGCCCCCGACTCCGATCCCCGCCCCGACCTGATCATCCTCACCGGCCCCAACGCCAGCGGCAAGAGCTGCTACCTGCGCCAGAGCGGCCTGCTGCAGCTGATGGCCCAGATGGGCAGTTGGATTCCAGCGGCTTCGGCGCGCCTGGGCATCGCCGATCGGATCTTCACCCGCGTCGGCGCCGGCGACGACCTGGCTGCCGGCCAGTCCACCTTCATGGTGGAGATGGCCGAGACGGCCAACATTCTTCACCACGCCACGCCACGCTCCCTGGTGTTGCTCGACGAGATCGGCCGCGGCACCGCCACCTTCGACGGCCTCTCGATCGCCTGGGCCGTGGCCGAGCACCTGGCCACGCCAGCCGAGCGCGGCGGCATCGGCGCCCGCAGCATCTTCGCCACCCACTACCACGAGCTCAATGCCTTAGCCGACCAGCTACCCAACGTGGCCAACGCCCAGGTGCTGGTGCAGGAAACCGGCGACGCCCTGGTGTTCCTGCACCGGGTGGCCTCGGGGGGCGCCAGCCGCAGCTACGGCATCGAGGCCGCCCGCCTGGCCGGCGTACCCGCCGCGGTGGTGCTGCGCGCCCGCCAGGTGCTGGGCCGCATCGAAGCCAACAGCGTCGTGCGGGTGGATCAGGAGCCAGAGGAGGCGGAAGTCGGGCCAGACGGGGCGCTCGCCGCCTGAAGCCAGGCAGCCCGCAGCAGGGCATTGCAGGCCGCTGCCACCAGTCCAGCTCCGCCTTTGGAGCCCTCGAGCCGCATATGCACCAGGCCACTGTCAGCCAGGTGACGCTTGCTCTGGGCCACCCCCACAAACCCCACCGGCATGCCGATCACCAGGGCCGGCGCCGGCACCGCTTTTGATGCCACCAGCTCCAGCAGCACCTCCAGGGCCGTGGGGGCGCTGCCGATCAACACCACGACTGGCTCACCCTGCCCGGCCAGCGCCGCCGCCATCCCGGCTGCCGTGCGCGTGGAACCCTCCGGGGCCGCGGCGGGGGCCCAATCGAGCACGCTGCGCACCTGATTGGCGAAGGTGCGCCGCGCCATCGGCGCCACCGCCGCGGCCGCCATTGCCGTGTCCGTGAGGATTGGCGCCCCAGCAGCCAGGGCCGCCAAGCCGGCGCCACAGGCGGTCGCGGGGCAAACCAGATCGGCCGCCAGGCCCGGATCGCCGCTGCTGTGAATCAGGCGCAGCAACACGTCCTGCTGCAGGGGGCTGAGCGCCGCCAGCGCCGCCGCCGTGCCCGGCAACTGCCGGATCAGCCGCAAGCTCTCGCAAAAAATCGGGTGATCCAGGGAAGGCACTCCACGAAAGGCCGCAGTTTCAGCATTACTCATGGTTCGATTCATTTTTCTTAGTTCATTTTTCTTGGTCCATTTCTCATGACCCATTTCTTTTGACCCATTTCTGAGCGGTGCATCAATCACCAGCAGCGCTGTCCTTAATTCTGTACAGGTTGTACAGCATGTACGGTCTGTACAGATTCGTGCACACCCATGCCTGACACCACCATGGGCGTCGAAGCGGCCAGGCGCCGCCTACCGGAACTGCTGGAGCGAGCGGCGGCCGGCGAACGAATCGTGATCCAGCGCCACCGCACCCCCATGGCCGCCCTGGTGCCGCTGGCAGGGCGGGCACCGGTTGATCCCCTGCTCCGCCAACGTCAAATCCAGAGCCTGATGGCCCTACAAGGCAGCGGCAGGGGCTGCTGGGATCCCCAGCAACGCCAACCAGCCCGGCCAGCACCACCACCGCCAGCTTTTGTACAACCTGTACAGAACCTGCCCCACACAGAGGCCTTCAACCCCCGCCTGCTAGCCCACGGCTCCCGAATCGCCCTCGATGGCACCGCGCTGGTGGCCTTTCTGGCAGACGCCCAGGGCGCCGGCAAACACCTCGAGCCACTGATGCAGGGAATAGGGGCTGGGTATTGGATTGGGGTTGTTAGCAGCTTGAGCCTGATGCGAGTGCTCGAGGGGCCCCTGGCCCGGGGCGA from Cyanobium sp. Tous-M-B4 includes these protein-coding regions:
- a CDS encoding precorrin-8X methylmutase, which gives rise to MSNAETAAFRGVPSLDHPIFCESLRLIRQLPGTAAALAALSPLQQDVLLRLIHSSGDPGLAADLVCPATACGAGLAALAAGAPILTDTAMAAAAVAPMARRTFANQVRSVLDWAPAAAPEGSTRTAAGMAAALAGQGEPVVVLIGSAPTALEVLLELVASKAVPAPALVIGMPVGFVGVAQSKRHLADSGLVHMRLEGSKGGAGLVAAACNALLRAAWLQAASAPSGPTSASSGS